From the Acidobacteriota bacterium genome, the window AGACCGAACTTGAACCCGTACTGGAACCGGGGGCCGTCGTCGTCATCCGCCAGCACGGTCCCGAACAGCATCACGGCGCACACCAGCATCAGGGGAAATCGGTGTTTTTTCATGAGAAAACTCCAGGAATAGAATCGTCAAAGCGGTATTTTGCCACACATCGGGGTCGAGATCAATCGAATATGTTTGAGGCGAGGGAGCCGGGACGGGCGTTCACCCGACCAGGACCTCGGCGCGGCGCGAGGCGGCATGCGCTTGGGGTTTCAGGAAGTGACCGCTCCCTCACGGTCGCGGCTCCGACTGCTTTTCCGGAGAGGACCCATGACCCGCACCACCTATTCCGTCATCCTGCCCGCCGCCGGTCGGTCGTCCCGCATGGGCGAGCCCAAGATGCTCCTGCGGGTCGGCGGGGTCCCGCTCCTCCGGCGGATCGTGGAAACCTTCCGGGACGGCCTGGGGAACGACGCCGAGGGCCTTCAATGGGAAATCATCGTTGTAACCGGATATTATCGTGAATCAATTGAGAAACTGCTGGAGGATCTTCCCGCCCGGCCGGTGTTCAACCCGGAACACCACCTCGACATGGCGGTCTCGCTGAAGGTCGGGTTTGCGGCTGCCGCCGTCCCTCGCGACTTCTACCTCACGTCGCCCGCGGACCACCCGGGCATCCGGTCGGCCACCGTCGCCCGACTCGTCCGGGCGTTCGACCCCGCGAACCCGGACCGCATCCTGGTCCCCTGCTGCGACGGCCGCCGGGGGCACCCTGTCCTCCTCCCCGGCGGCGCGGGGGCCCGGGTGACGGCCGCACCGCCGGGGTGGACGCTTCGCGACCTCGTGCGCGGCGGCGCCTATCCCGTCATCGAGGTGGCGGTTGACGACCCGGGCGTTTACGAGGATGTGGACACCCCCGCCGACCTGGCGGCTGCGTCCCTGGCGCCGCCCCCTCCCCCTGATGAGTCCGAAATGCGGGACTGCCCAGATCGACGCCCCCGCAAATAGTCTTTTTTGCCCGCGAATCACGCGAATGAAGGCGAATCAGAAATCAAAAACTGATAGATATTATTCGTGTTATAAATTCGCGCCTCTTCGTTTTATTCGCGGGAAATCTCCCTCTCGCGACTTTCTGCGGGGTCATCATGAATTGCAACCGCTTGCTTACGCGCGCGGCTCTGACTCTTCGCGCGCGGCTCTGACTCTTCGCGCGCGGCGCAGGCGCACGGCCCGCCGCCCCGCCCGGAAGCGGCCGGGTTCCCCCCGCCGGCTTTGCACTTGATCCGCGAAGATCGGCGGCGTACAATCCGGGTGTTCACTCCACGCCGCGGGAGAGGTGCATGAGAAGATTTCGCTTCGCCGCCACCATCAAGGGCAAGATCCTCATCTACACGGGGTCCATCGCCTTCCTCACCCTCTCCGTTCTCATTTTCCTGCAGACCGGCGACATGTACGAACGCCTGATGACCGACAGCCGCCACACCATCCAGGTCAACAACAACAAGGCGGCCGCCGAGATCGAAAAGGGGAACCAAAGCGCCGTCACGTGGCCGAAGAGCATGGCGTTCGCCCAGGTCCACGGGCTCTTCGGGAAACGGGAGGCGACCATGGGCTACGTCCGGGACGTCCTGTCCGCCAACGCCGCCTTCTTCGACGCCTACACCATCTACGAGCCCAACGCCGACGGGCAGGACCAGGCCAACGCCGGCAAGCCGGGGTCCGACGCCCGGGGACGGTTCGGGGCCGTCCTGAACAACGTCAACGGGCGCTTCGAGTGGGCCCTGCCGGTGAACATGGAGACCAGCCTGTACTACCAGGGCTGCAAGGAGAAATTCCTCTCGGGCGCGAAGGACCTGACCATGGTGACGGAGCCCTACCTCTACGAGGGGGTTCTGATGGTGGAGCAGACCTATCCCATCGTCATCGACGGCCGCTTCAAGGGTGTGACGGGCGTCGACCGGACCCTCGACTTCATCCTGGAGGACCTCCGCAAGATCAAGCCCTGCCGGAGCGCCGAGTTCTTCCTGGTCAGCCAGCGGGGGGCCGTGATCGCCGCCACGCCGGACCCCGAACTGCACACGCGGAAGATCGACGAGACGCCGTACCGGGAAATCCTGCGACGCTGCATCGACAGCCGCGCGTCCAACGGGGTGCACACCGTCAGTGACCCGTCCGACGGCGAAACCTACCTCTACACGGGCTGCCCGGTAAAGACCGGCGACTGGACCCTGGTCATGCGGGTGGCCGAGAGGGAAATCACCGAGCCGGTCCTGGCCACGCTCCGGCGTTCCCTCCTCGTCTCGGCGCTCGGCGTGCTCCTGACCTTCCTCGGCCTCTACATCATCGGGAACTCCATCGCGCGCCCCCTGAAATCCACCGTCGAGACCGCCCGGCAAATCGCCGCGGGGGACCTCACGGTCCGCCTGAACAGCGCGGCCGGCGGGGAGGTCGGGCATCTGATCGAGGCCATGCAGGGAATGACGGCCAGCCTCAACAAGGTCCTGACCCAGGTCCAGAACGCGGGCCGGCAGGTCGGGTCCGCCGCCCGCCAGATCGACGAGGCGGCGGTGACCCTTCAGGCGACGGTGGGCGAACAGGCCGCCTCCACCGGTCAGACACGGCTCGCGGTGGAAGAGATCTTCGCGACGTCGGACCGCCTGGCCCACACCATGGGCGAGGTGACCACCGTGGCCGCCGGGACGGTGGAACTGGCCGACGAAGGCGGCAAGCGGCTGGAGGCGATGGAAGCGAGGATGCGGGAACTCTCGGAGGGCGCCCTGACCATCTCCTCCCGGTTGACCGCCATCCGCACCAAGACGTCGAAGATCGGGAAAATCCTCACCGCCATCACCCGCGTCGCCGACCAGACCAACATGCTTTCCCTCAACGCCGCCATCGAGGCCGAGAAGGCCGGCGACGCCGGGCTCGGTTTCGGCGTAGTGGCCCGGGAGATCCGCCTGCTGGCCGATCAGACCGCCGAATCCGCCCAGGACATCGAGCAGATGATCACGGACATGCAGGATGCCGTGAGCGCGGGGGTCTCCGGCATGGACAACTTCGCCGCCATGGTCCGGAGCGGGATCGAGGAGGTGGAACGGCTCGGTGCGCAGATGGAGCGGATACTCGCCCAGGTCAGGGACCTGCTGCCCCGTTTCGTCACCGTGGACGAAGGGATGCAGTCGCAGTCGGAATCGGCCCGTCAGATCCGGGATCTCGTGGGGTGCCTGAGCGACGCGACCCGGCACACCGCCGGCTCGGCAGCGGGGCTGAACCAGGCGGCGACGAGCCTGCAGTCCGCCCTCCGCGACCTCGACGACGAGGTGGCGCGCTTTAAGCTCTGACCTCACTCGTAGTGAAGGCACTCGATGGGGTCGAGCCGCGAGGCCTTCACGGCGGGCCAGATGCCGAAGGTCAGCCCCACGAGGACGGAGACCCCCATCCCGAGGGCAGTCCAGAAGGTCGATATCCGGGCCGGCAGTCCGGGGACCGCCAGGTTGATCCCGAGCACCAGCAGGGCCGAGCAGGCGATCCCGGCGACCCCCCCCACGGTGGTGAGCGTCACGGCTTCTGTCACGAACTGGAGAAGGATGTCCCGTCTCCGGGCCCCCATGGCCATCCGCACCCCGATTTCCCGGGTCCGCTCCTTCACCGAGACCAGCATGATGTTCATCACCCCGATCCCCCCCACCATGAGGCCGATGGACGCCACCACGATGGTGATGACGAAGAGGACGAAGGTGAGCTGGTTCCAGAGGTCCACCAGGAAATTGGCCGTGAACATCTCGAAGTCGTTGGGCTTGCTGTGCGGGAGCTTCCGGACCTTCCGGAGCACGTACTCGGTCTCGTTCATGGCCGCCTCGAGTCGCCCGGGGTCGTCCACGGCGAAGGCGATGGTGATCTCCTTCACCTCGGGCCACTGCTTGTGAAAGGTCCCGAAGGGGACCAGGACGAAATTGTCTTCCGAAAAACCGCCGAACAGGCCTTTCTGGTGCTCCAGGACCCCGATGATGCCGAAGGGGATGCCGTTGATCCGGATCTCGCGGCCGATGGGGTCCTCGACGGGGAACAGCGACCGGGCGATGCCGTCGCCCAGGACCGCCACGCGGACGGCCCTGTCCGACTCCACCGGGGTGAAGAAGCGCCCTTCCTTGACGATGACCGTTCCCACGGCCTCCGGGAAATTTGCCTCCACGCCGCGGATGAAGGGGTTCTCGGCCCGCTGTTCCCGGTGCTTGACGATGTAACGATCGCCGAAGGCCGAGCGGGCGGCCATGAACGGGGAGACCACCTTCGTCAGGGTGAGGTGCCTGCGCAGGGCCAGGACGTCTTCGTACGTGAATTCCTTTCGCTGCCGCTCCTCCTCCATCTGGCGGCGGAAACGGGGCCCACCCACCCGGGTGGTGGCGAAATACCCCTTGCTGCCCAGCGCCGCCACGCGGTCCATCACGCTGGTGTTCAGCCCGTGGATGATGGCGGCGATGGAGATCACCGCCAGGACCCCGATGGTCACCCCCAGGACCGTGAGGAAGGAGCGAAACTTGTGGGATTTCAGCTCGCGCCAGGCCACACCCAGGATTTCTCGGAAATTGCCGATCTTCACGCTGCGGGTGTTCTCCGACAGGGCTTCCGGGCATGGGTTCGCCGGCGGGGGCGCCCGGGGTGGTCGAGGCCGTCCCGGCCGGCCTTCACTCCGGCCGGGCCAGGGCGCCCACGCAGACCCGCGCGGGCCGGACCACGAGGTCGCCGATCTTGTACCCCCGCTGCCAGACGGAGGTGATCCGCCCCACCTGGTCCGGGTCATCCACCGTCTGGACCTGGATGGCCTCGTGCAGGCGGGGGTCGAAGGTCTCCCCGGGGGTGGCGTACACGTACAACCCGAGGTTCTCCAGCTTTTTCAGGAACATGTCCGCAACGAGGGAGACGCCCGTCAGCAGGGGGCTGTCCTCGTGTTTGCCGCGGGCGGCCTCGAGGGCGAGCTCGAGGTTGTCCATGACCTCAAGGAACTCCACCAGGATGCGGTTCCGGTGTTCCTCCACGCGGCGCTCGAGTTCGCGGTCCAGGCGCTCCCGCATCCGGGACACCTCGTGGCGGTACTCCCGCTCGATCTCCCGGGCCCGTTCCTCCGTCGCGGCCAGCTTTCGTTCCATCTCCAGGATGTAGATGGATTTCAGGTCGGGTTGGTCCTCCGGGGGCGCGGGGGCCTCGGTCGAACCCGCCCCGGCCGTCTCGGGGGCCGGTTCAGGCTCCCCGCCCTCGACGGGGACCCGGCGGGCTTCGCCCCCGCCGGACTCACCGGTCGGGGTGGGGTGAACGGTCTCGTGTCTTTCCCGTTTACGTTTGTCGGTCATTCCTTCCATCCTTTCCTCAGGACTCGACTTCGAATCTTCCCAGGCGCTCGATGGAGGAACCGGAGATCTGGTCCCGGACGATGACCCGGACGAGGTACTTTCCGGATTCGAGGCGCTTGAGGGGCAGTTTCCCCGCGATGACGATCCGGTCCCCCGCGATGAACTTGAAGGTGGATCCCTGCAAGTCCTGGTAGCGCAGGAAGACGGCCCCGTCCTTCTCGAAGACGTACTCCACGTCGACCCTCGGCTCGAGCGCCTGCTGGTCGATCCCCATGTTGTAGAGCTGCAGGTAGATCCACATCGTCTCGGCCCGGGTGTACCGGCATTCGAAGTCGGGGACCACCTTGAGATCGCCGAGCACGAACTGCCCCAGGTCGTTGGCGGGGTCCGACACCTTCTGGACGTCCCGGGACAGGATCAGGGAGGAGGTCGACAGCCCCTCGCGGTCGAATCCCGGGATCTCCACCTTGATCTCGGTGTTGCCGATCTTCCCGCTGTGGGTGTCCTTGACCACCAGGCCGAGCTTGTAGGTCCCCGAGGGGAGGAGGAGGAATTTCTGGTACCGCGAGGAGGTTTTCTTCTCCTCCGGGTAGTCGTTTTCCTTGCACTCCTTCACCACGTCGTCCTCGAACTCCTGGACGAAGCGGCCGCTCAGGGTCGTGACGATGCCGTACAGGTTCACCTTCGCCCGCTTGTAGGAGAATTGCTCGTCCTTGAACTTGAGTTCGCTGTTGTGGATCTGGACGGTGATGGGGACGAGGACCTGCTGCTCGGAGATCTTGATGTAATCGGTGCGGGCCTGGAAGGGGAGGTCGTCGTAGCTGACCTGGGTGCCGACGATGGATTTCAGGTCGTTGTACTGGAGTTCCGGCGCCTGGTAAACCTTGGCCAGGGTCATGTACTTGTTGAAGGGCATGTCCTTCTCGCGGAGCTTGTGGTGCGGGTCTATCCCGGCGCCCCGCTCGCGCCGCCCCGTGACCCGGGCGAAGCGGTCCGTGAAGCCCATCATCTCGCTCTCGGTGGCGCCGGACATGGGGTCCGACAGCAGCAGGAGGTCCTTGCGGTTGGCGTCCACGGTGAGGGTGTAGAGATTCCCGCTGGTCAGGTCCACGAATTCGAGCTCGATGTCCTGCCCCACGCCGGGGATGTACCGATACTCCCAGATCTGGGTGGGGTAGAGCTTGGTCTTCCCGCCCCCCTCCCAGGACGGCCGCTCGTAGGAACTGCCGTAGGTGTAGTCTTCGATGTGGGTGGGGGGGCCGA encodes:
- a CDS encoding nucleotidyltransferase family protein, which gives rise to MTRTTYSVILPAAGRSSRMGEPKMLLRVGGVPLLRRIVETFRDGLGNDAEGLQWEIIVVTGYYRESIEKLLEDLPARPVFNPEHHLDMAVSLKVGFAAAAVPRDFYLTSPADHPGIRSATVARLVRAFDPANPDRILVPCCDGRRGHPVLLPGGAGARVTAAPPGWTLRDLVRGGAYPVIEVAVDDPGVYEDVDTPADLAAASLAPPPPPDESEMRDCPDRRPRK
- a CDS encoding methyl-accepting chemotaxis protein gives rise to the protein MRRFRFAATIKGKILIYTGSIAFLTLSVLIFLQTGDMYERLMTDSRHTIQVNNNKAAAEIEKGNQSAVTWPKSMAFAQVHGLFGKREATMGYVRDVLSANAAFFDAYTIYEPNADGQDQANAGKPGSDARGRFGAVLNNVNGRFEWALPVNMETSLYYQGCKEKFLSGAKDLTMVTEPYLYEGVLMVEQTYPIVIDGRFKGVTGVDRTLDFILEDLRKIKPCRSAEFFLVSQRGAVIAATPDPELHTRKIDETPYREILRRCIDSRASNGVHTVSDPSDGETYLYTGCPVKTGDWTLVMRVAEREITEPVLATLRRSLLVSALGVLLTFLGLYIIGNSIARPLKSTVETARQIAAGDLTVRLNSAAGGEVGHLIEAMQGMTASLNKVLTQVQNAGRQVGSAARQIDEAAVTLQATVGEQAASTGQTRLAVEEIFATSDRLAHTMGEVTTVAAGTVELADEGGKRLEAMEARMRELSEGALTISSRLTAIRTKTSKIGKILTAITRVADQTNMLSLNAAIEAEKAGDAGLGFGVVAREIRLLADQTAESAQDIEQMITDMQDAVSAGVSGMDNFAAMVRSGIEEVERLGAQMERILAQVRDLLPRFVTVDEGMQSQSESARQIRDLVGCLSDATRHTAGSAAGLNQAATSLQSALRDLDDEVARFKL
- a CDS encoding ABC transporter permease — protein: MKIGNFREILGVAWRELKSHKFRSFLTVLGVTIGVLAVISIAAIIHGLNTSVMDRVAALGSKGYFATTRVGGPRFRRQMEEERQRKEFTYEDVLALRRHLTLTKVVSPFMAARSAFGDRYIVKHREQRAENPFIRGVEANFPEAVGTVIVKEGRFFTPVESDRAVRVAVLGDGIARSLFPVEDPIGREIRINGIPFGIIGVLEHQKGLFGGFSEDNFVLVPFGTFHKQWPEVKEITIAFAVDDPGRLEAAMNETEYVLRKVRKLPHSKPNDFEMFTANFLVDLWNQLTFVLFVITIVVASIGLMVGGIGVMNIMLVSVKERTREIGVRMAMGARRRDILLQFVTEAVTLTTVGGVAGIACSALLVLGINLAVPGLPARISTFWTALGMGVSVLVGLTFGIWPAVKASRLDPIECLHYE
- the grpE gene encoding nucleotide exchange factor GrpE; this encodes MTDKRKRERHETVHPTPTGESGGGEARRVPVEGGEPEPAPETAGAGSTEAPAPPEDQPDLKSIYILEMERKLAATEERAREIEREYRHEVSRMRERLDRELERRVEEHRNRILVEFLEVMDNLELALEAARGKHEDSPLLTGVSLVADMFLKKLENLGLYVYATPGETFDPRLHEAIQVQTVDDPDQVGRITSVWQRGYKIGDLVVRPARVCVGALARPE
- a CDS encoding GWxTD domain-containing protein, which codes for MNKYLTMAGFLLTMLACPGPGWAPAQDEARKTPEATGTTPADPRGQPATQPAPKAGKDKNTRKKLNPEEDLTKRYKKWLEEDVPYIITEDEKDIFRKLTTDDERDQFIEQFWQRRNPDPKSSHNAYKEEYYRRIAYANEHFSAGIPGWKTDRGMVYIKFGPPTHIEDYTYGSSYERPSWEGGGKTKLYPTQIWEYRYIPGVGQDIELEFVDLTSGNLYTLTVDANRKDLLLLSDPMSGATESEMMGFTDRFARVTGRRERGAGIDPHHKLREKDMPFNKYMTLAKVYQAPELQYNDLKSIVGTQVSYDDLPFQARTDYIKISEQQVLVPITVQIHNSELKFKDEQFSYKRAKVNLYGIVTTLSGRFVQEFEDDVVKECKENDYPEEKKTSSRYQKFLLLPSGTYKLGLVVKDTHSGKIGNTEIKVEIPGFDREGLSTSSLILSRDVQKVSDPANDLGQFVLGDLKVVPDFECRYTRAETMWIYLQLYNMGIDQQALEPRVDVEYVFEKDGAVFLRYQDLQGSTFKFIAGDRIVIAGKLPLKRLESGKYLVRVIVRDQISGSSIERLGRFEVES